A stretch of DNA from Orcinus orca chromosome 3, mOrcOrc1.1, whole genome shotgun sequence:
GGGCCTCAAGCGGAGTCACCCCCCGCGGAGATCTTCTTCTTGGGCCGGGTCTTCAGCGTCTTGGAAGCCAGTGGCTGTGGGAAGGAGACAGGAAGACAGAAGGCTCAGCCTGGAGTTGCAACCCCTCGCCATTTCCCCAAGCTCTGGCCCAGCTCTCACCTCAGCTTTGGGCACTTTTTTGATGGATTTGGCCCTCTTAGGGGCCTTGTCTCCCGTGTCATCCTCAGAGATCTCTGTCCGGGGATCTGCCTGGTTCGTGCCTGACCTTAAACTCACGGCAGGGTCATCTCCTGGTTcggggaggaaaggagaacagTGGTCTGGCCTTTCTCCCACCTGGCCTCCTTGCCCCTGTGCCCCatgcccagccctgggcctggtCTGTACCTAAGTCCTCAATGGTGTCCAGAAGGCTGCCAGGGCTGGGTCTGAGGCGGCCGTCGGGCCCCTGCAGGGGCAGCGCATCCTCGTCCCGGATCAGGGTCAGGTCCTGCATGCTGAAGCTTCGGAGCTTCTCTGACAGCACCCCCTGGCCCTAGGGTCACCACCACGCACCGGGAGAACCGGAGGAAGGGGCGGGGTGGAGATAGAGGTCACCGTGGGGCACTGGGCAGCCACTGGGCTCAGTGCTCTCCCCGCAGTGTCCTCACCCCGTCCTATGGCAGCACTGACAGGCTGGGGCCATGCTTTCCCTttggacagatgaggaaactggcccGTTGAGTGGAAGTTCCTTAGCTGGAGGGTGTTAGAGGCAGGACTGGAACCCTAAGCTGCACAAGACCCCAAACCTTCACACACCTGAGGACCTGGTGGATGCAAAGGGGCTTGGCCAGGGGGATGAGATGAGCAAAGTGGGGCCCTGGGAGCTGGGTCTGCCCCCATCTCACCTTGGCAGCAGCCGTGACCGCGGCATTAGCGGCCAGGTTCAGACCCCTCTTGCCCACCCTCATCATGGTCTCATAGCTCTTGTCTCGGGCCTGTGTGATGTACTCGTCGATCTCCTGAGGGGTCGGAGGGGAAGCAGGAAGAGGTGAGGGGTGGGCCCTGctggccaggccctgccctgcccttgtTCACACCTGGACAAAGGCACTGTTTGCCCCAGGAGGCCAGGGCCCTGCCAGATCACCCATAGGGAGAGCCACGAATGCACGTGGTTACAGGCACTGGGCTGCCTTGACCTGGGGCAGATGGGAAGGGAGCTTCCCTCGTCCCAACAGACCTTCTCCTTGTTGGACAGTGTTGGGTGCACAAACTTGCGGTAGAGCACGCTGGAGCCTTTGGTATAAGGGGACAGCAGCCATAtcacaaaagcaatcttgagctcAAAGTAGAATGGAAACCTGTTGGGTGGAGAGAGGCAAGCGGCGGAGCCTGGGGCAGGGAGTCAGGAGGTGCGCCGACTCTCTGCATGACCCTGGCTGGCCCCCCACCCCTTAGTGCACTGAGGTCCCCATGTGGCTCAGGAGACTGGTCAAGGCGAGGCTCAACTGAGACTCCAAGTGGGAAGGTGAGAGGTGATCCCGCAGGAATTCCCCGCAGCAGTGGCTCTCCTCACCCTCTTCTGACAGAAGACTACCCACTCCTCTGTCCTGGGGTCAACACCATGGCGAGATCCCTGAACTTCCAGGTGCACTCTTGGGTCCTCACCCCATTctcttcctgcccttcctcccaTGAAGAAGCCGGGCTTCTCCAGTTGTGCTCTGGATCCACCCCATGATGCCATGGCATGGCCCCTGCTTTTAAGGATCGTTCTCCATTCCCCAAGGCTCTTTCCCAGGCCACACACTCCTTCAGGTCTCCTCCATCCTCATCAAAGCTCCCTCCTTTGCTTGTGTCAAGAGGCACCTACACTCACTGTTCTCAATTTTTAACCCATTACTCTTTCCTAATTTGACCCCATTCAACTTCCTCTTCTAAAACTGTTTTTCTCAAAGGCCATAAGCCCTTGAAATCTACAAATGCAAGGATGTTTTGTCCTCTGCCTCTGTAAAACTCTTTTCTTTGGACTTCCAGTGTACCGTGCTACATTAGTCCTCTCTTCCAAGAGGCATTTgctcattcagtaaacatttttgaGCTCCTGCTGTGAATATACAGATGATTAGGGCATTCCGTGTCCTCAAAGGACATATACATAGTCTAGTAGTGCCTAGAAAAAGCCTTTGAA
This window harbors:
- the REEP2 gene encoding receptor expression-enhancing protein 2 isoform X3 translates to MMYWIVFAFFTTAETLTDIVLSWFPFYFELKIAFVIWLLSPYTKGSSVLYRKFVHPTLSNKEKEIDEYITQARDKSYETMMRVGKRGLNLAANAAVTAAAKGQGVLSEKLRSFSMQDLTLIRDEDALPLQGPDGRLRPSPGSLLDTIEDLGDDPAVSLRSGTNQADPRTEISEDDTGDKAPKRAKSIKKVPKAEPLASKTLKTRPKKKISAGGDSA
- the REEP2 gene encoding receptor expression-enhancing protein 2 isoform X1, with amino-acid sequence MVSWIISRLVVLIFGTLYPAYSSYKAVKTKNVKEYVKWMMYWIVFAFFTTAETLTDIVLSWFPFYFELKIAFVIWLLSPYTKGSSVLYRKFVHPTLSNKEKEIDEYITQARDKSYETMMRVGKRGLNLAANAAVTAAAKGQGVLSEKLRSFSMQDLTLIRDEDALPLQGPDGRLRPSPGSLLDTIEDLGDDPAVSLRSGTNQADPRTEISEDDTGDKAPKRAKSIKKVPKAEPLASKTLKTRPKKKISAGGDSA
- the REEP2 gene encoding receptor expression-enhancing protein 2 isoform X2, which codes for MVSWIISRLVVLIFGTLYPAYSSYKAVKTKNVKEYVKWMMYWIVFAFFTTAETLTDIVLSWFPFYFELKIAFVIWLLSPYTKGSSVLYRKFVHPTLSNKEKEIDEYITQARDKSYETMMRVGKRGLNLAANAAVTAAAKGVLSEKLRSFSMQDLTLIRDEDALPLQGPDGRLRPSPGSLLDTIEDLGDDPAVSLRSGTNQADPRTEISEDDTGDKAPKRAKSIKKVPKAEPLASKTLKTRPKKKISAGGDSA